A part of Cottoperca gobio chromosome 4, fCotGob3.1, whole genome shotgun sequence genomic DNA contains:
- the LOC115006875 gene encoding angiopoietin-related protein 4-like, translated as MKMPQLLILLFIILEHAAVAFPTDRRALLGRDKHASWDDVNVVAHGLLQLGQGLKEHVDKTKAQMREVNAKLKTFNGTVAELERREHEQEEALKAPSKEEEEERERMAAGLAEEMRGKVEEVKTQNKDIHTRMDRLEEKVDEVLKEPTLDSSNHTGVSFIQRLVAAQNRRIDQLVEKIQQQQDKLEKQSLHLQTLQSKVAHKRVKSHRRRDEGMAPRGEPTVQKRDASGLARDCHDLFVRGQRASGVYTIQPESSQPFNVLCEMTSEGGWTVIQKRQDGSQSFNQLWESYKKGFGSLNGEFWLGLENVHSLSKQGRYVLQVELSGRGGEQQHDARYLLQLDGEEKKFALHLEPESSSGVQENIMTTGKTGLPFSTADKDNDLAADVNCAELLSGGWWFSSCGESNLNGRYLRRPSVKRRQGMFWTSTKGQDNSVKTTLLKMAPVTIKQ; from the exons ATGAAGATGCCACAGCTTCTCATCCTCTTGTTCATAATTTTAGAGCACGCAGCAGTCGCTTTCCCTACAGACAGAAGAGCTCTGCTGGGCCGGGACAAACACGCCTCCTGGGACGATGTGAACGTGGTGGCTCACGGCCTCCTGCAGCTGGGCCAGGGTCTGAAGGAGCATGTGGACAAGACCAAAGCCCAGATGAGAGAAGTCAACGCCAAACTGAAGACCTTCAACGGCACGGTGGCCGAACTGGAGAGGAGGGAGCACGAGCAAGAAGAAGCTCTGAAGGCACCaagcaaagaggaggaggaggagagggagaggatggcgGCAGGGCTTGCCGAGGAGATGAGGGGaaaggtggaggaggtgaagaCGCAGAACAAGGACATCCAcaccaggatggacagactggAGGAGAAGGTGGATGAGGTGCTGAAAGAGCCGACACTAGACAGCAGCAATCACACAggagtctcatttatccag AGACTGGTGGCCGCTCAGAACAGACGCATTGACCAGCTGGTGGAGAAGATCCAGCAGCAACAAGACAAATTGGAGAAGCAGAGTCTGCACCTGCAAACACTGCAGAGCAAG GTTGCACATAAGAGAGTAAAATcacacagacggagagatgaAGGGATGGCACCGAGGGGAGAGCCAACAGTGCAGAAAAGAGACGCATCAG GTTTGGCCAGAGATTGTCACGATCTGTTTGTACGAGGGCAGCGAGCCAGCGGCGTCTACACGATCCAACCAGAGAGTTCCCAACCCTTCAACGTCCTCTGTGAAATGACTTCAG aagGTGGATGGACCGTCATCCAGAAACGTCAAGATGGATCCCAGAGCTTCAACCAGCTGTGGGAAAGCTATAAGAAAGGCTTCGGCAGCCTGAATG GTGAGTTTTGGTTGGGCTTGGAAAACGTCCACTCGCTCTCCAAACAAGGCCGCTACGTCCTGCAGGTGGAGCTCTCTGGTcggggaggagagcagcagcacgaCGCTCGTTATCTACTCCAACTTGacggagaagagaagaagttcGCTCTCCACCTGGAGCCGGAGTCTTCGTCCGGGGTTCAAGAGAATATAATGACCACGGGAAAGACTGGTCTTCCCTTTTCCACAGCCGACAAAGACAACGATCTCGCTGCAGACGTCAACTGTGCTGAACTGCTCTCAG GTGGTTGGTGGTTCAGTAGTTGTGGTGAGTCAAACCTCAACGGCAGATATCTGAGAAGGCCGAGCGTGAAGAGAAGACAAGGGATGTTTTGGACGTCCACAAAGGGACAAGACAACTCCGTTAAGACGACTCTTCTGAAGATGGCGCCCGTCACAATAAAGCAATAA